The DNA sequence GGAACATCTGATAATGGTTCTCATTTTCATATGTTATCGTTTACTTCCCTTAAAATCAAGTAGCAGCTATCACGATTTTTTCATTTTCACCTGCTACCTACATGTTACAATCCATTCTAGGAGGCGATATTCCGTGAATCAGGAACGTCCACAACTGATCAGACCCGGCTTTTTCAGTGTCAATGCCGCTGCAGATCGGCGGCGAAATGAGTTTGACTTCCACAACGAAGCCCTACTCTATCATGATCGCTCCATCGATTCTGTCTTTTTTGGCGATTCCATCACTCACTGGTGGGACCTAGCCACCTTTTTTGAAAACTCTCCGCGCACTATCGTCAACCGTGGAATTGGTGGGGATACGACCACGCATGCTCGCCAACGCTTTGCCGCTGATGTCCTGCAGCTGCGCCCTCGTCACGTCATCATCATGATTGGCATTAATAATACATGGGCCTTGGACGCCTTTTCTCCCGAGGACCGCTTGACCAGTGAAGAGATTTATCAGCAGGTGACTAGCGATGTAGAAGGCATGATTCAGGCAGCGTTGGAGCAAGCCATTTGTCCGGTCGTCTGCTCCCTGCTTCCTACCCGAATGGATCGATATGCTCTTAATCACAGACGCAATGAACTCGTCGTTCGAATCAATCAGTCTTTCAAGACGATGGCTGCCGGTTCAGGTGCAATCTATGTCGACTATCATTCCCACCTCGTAGATCCAGATGGAATCACCTTGCGGGAGGGGCTCGCGGATGACGGCCTTCATCCTCATGTGCTCGGTTATGGGATCATGGCAAAGGTATTGTGTGAGACGCTAGCAGCACAAGGTATTGATCTCACGACGTAAGAAAAAAGGATGGGGCTATACGTAATAGCCCCATCCTTTTCTTTATTCCGGACGGCGATCCTTCAACCAGTCCCCGCCTGCAATTTTCCCTACCGATGCCATGAGAACGGACAGGTGTGACTCTCCATCGATGCCTAAGTAGCTGTTCATTTCTCGATCCATCCAGTGCCCCACTGTGCTGACACCAAGACCTAATCCATTTGCGACAACGTGGAGATTCTGCGCGACATGCCCGGCATCCCACCAAATATAACGATAGGCCCGTTCCTTGTACTTTTCCTTCGTGCGATCCACGACTGCAGTCCAGACAAAATTGACAGCAGCCCGTCGCGTCATCTCCTGATCTTCCGTATACAAATAAGCGGCTTGCGCAGGATCTTCCTGTCGCAGTCCCTCGAGTTCCCAATTTTCAACGTCGAGATGGTACAATCCTTTTTCCAGACCTTCGACATGATTAATCAACAGATAGGTCTCAATAGGATAAAGCGCTCCTGCAGATGGTGTCGTCCGCAATTGGTAATCTCCCATATCCGCCGTAATTCCTTGTGTACCCCAGAGCAGGATATTCAGTTCATTTCGCGTCATCGGAGTCGTCAAAAAATTGCGCTTGGAGCGTCTATTGCCTAGCAGCTCCCATAGATCGGGCGATGCCGGAAAATCAGGTTTGTCGAGAGGAACACGGACAAAAGCTTGCTCATATCGCAAATAAGTGGCAGGTCTTTTTGAAAAATCGTAGCGTGACGCCCAGCCTTTTTCCAACTCTCCCACTCGGTACGAAGTTGCTTGGATAAATTCATTCGCTATTCTTTGCCATTCCGGATGCATCTGTGCTGGAACCTCCTTCAAAGTAGAAACGTATTCGTTCGTATGAACCTCACTATACGTTCCTGCATTCCATTAGTAAAACAATGGTTTATAATAGATGACATAAGCTTTATCTAATGGATAGGAGGCGACCAATTTTGACGTTAGCCCAGCTCCACGTTCTCCTCGCGGCTGCCAAGGCCGGAAGCTTTACCCGCGCCGCTGAAGAAATCGGGTTTACGCAGTCAGCGGTTTCCCAGATGATCAACAGTTTGGAAAAGGAATTGGGTATCTCCTTATTTCATCGAAGCCGCAGCGGGATTAGTCCGACCAGCATCGGTGAGCGTATGCTGCAGCACGCACGCGACATCCTTCAGATCACGGCTTGCATGACACAGGAAGCAGCATCAGCGCGCAATCTGGCCACTGGTACATTGCGCATCGCTTCGCTCCCCAGCGTGGCCACGCGAATACTTCCCGGACTGCTTGGAGCCTTTCGCAAACAGTATCCCGCTGTGGAGATCATCCTGTTTGAAGGGAAAAATGACGAGATTCATAACTGGATTGCCAGCTCAGTGGTAGATATCGGGTTTACCGTCCAGCCTGAAAAGGACCTGCAAACTCTCCCTTTGATTCAGGACAGCATGATGGTCATTCTCCCTCAGACTCACTCGCTTAGCAATGAGTCACAGCTTTCCTTTGCGCAGATCGCGGAGCGTTGCTTCATCATGCCCCGGGATGAGTGTGTGAAAAAAACACTGCATGAGAATGGGATCGTCCCTAAGTCTACCTTTGAAGTCGGTGACATCAGCACGATCCTGACGATGGTCCAGGAGTATATCGGGGTAAGTATCCTGCCTGAGCTGTATATCCCGTTAACGATCCCAAAAGTAGTGGCGATCCCACTCTCTCCACCCATCAACCGACAGCTCGTCCTCGCTGTGCGCAATTGGCAGGCCGTATCGCCCTTGACTGCTGAATTTGCCGTACACAGTCAAAAATACATGAACGGGATGGAGATTACTAGCGACGCGAGAGCTCACCACTCGTAAAGAAACCGTCTGTCATTTGCTCAAGCTGGCGACGATCTGGCTCAGCTGGCGAATTCCGCGCTCAAGATCCGACAAGGAAGCATACGCGTAAGAAAGCCTCAGATAACCATCCGTTTCTTGCGCGTAGATGTTTCCCGGATTCAGGAGAATGCCTTGCCGCGATGCCTTGCTGAACAGCTCCAGCATGGATACCTTGGCATTGATTTTCAGCCAGATAAAAAAACCGCCAACTGGGATTTGCCAGGTCGCCAGCTCGTTCATATACCGTTCCAGCGCATGAAGCGCCGCTGCCTTTCGCACTCTCAGTTCCTCTCTCACCATGTGGACATGCTCGCTGTACAGACCACTGGACAGCCATTCCGCCGCCACCCGCTGTGATAGAGAGCTGGAACCGTAATCGGTTTGCATCTTGATATCCGACAAGCGGTCGATGACAAGCTCCGGTCCAATGACCCAACCAATCCGTAGTCCTGGCGTCAACGTTTTCGACAGACTGCCTAAATACAAGACGTGTCCATGCTTGTCCCTTGCTTTGAGCGGCGGAGGGGGTGGCTCGTCAAACCAGAGCTCCCGGTAAATATCGTCTTCCATGATCGGCAGACGTTCCTCTTCACAGACGCGCAGGAGCTCAAGGCGCCTTTTTTCAGTCATGAGCAAGCCTGTCGGGTTGTGGAAACAAGGAATCGTGTAGAGAATATCCCCCTTCTTCTGCTTCTTTTGCGCAGTAATCGCACCAGGAAGCAACCCTTGCTTGTCCATCGGCAGACCTGACAGCTTCATCCCCGCTGACTGAAACAGATGCAACGAGTACAAATAGGATGGTCTCTCT is a window from the Brevibacillus choshinensis genome containing:
- a CDS encoding LysR family transcriptional regulator → MTLAQLHVLLAAAKAGSFTRAAEEIGFTQSAVSQMINSLEKELGISLFHRSRSGISPTSIGERMLQHARDILQITACMTQEAASARNLATGTLRIASLPSVATRILPGLLGAFRKQYPAVEIILFEGKNDEIHNWIASSVVDIGFTVQPEKDLQTLPLIQDSMMVILPQTHSLSNESQLSFAQIAERCFIMPRDECVKKTLHENGIVPKSTFEVGDISTILTMVQEYIGVSILPELYIPLTIPKVVAIPLSPPINRQLVLAVRNWQAVSPLTAEFAVHSQKYMNGMEITSDARAHHS
- a CDS encoding aminotransferase-like domain-containing protein — protein: MSRNGTGTVKQPPKYKQIIVYIKEKISAGEWPIGSVIPSQRELATMFGVNRSTVITALEELMADGLIEGKMGMGTVVINNTWMLLATNPPPDWNEYVQSGNHKPSQAAVQEINRDESNQSFIQLSKGELSPDIFPLETMKGVLRRVTENLGTFGYEEPRGFLPLRQALSDYVKTFGIDASPSSILIVSGGLQALQLISVGLLHRGSTVLLERPSYLYSLHLFQSAGMKLSGLPMDKQGLLPGAITAQKKQKKGDILYTIPCFHNPTGLLMTEKRRLELLRVCEEERLPIMEDDIYRELWFDEPPPPPLKARDKHGHVLYLGSLSKTLTPGLRIGWVIGPELVIDRLSDIKMQTDYGSSSLSQRVAAEWLSSGLYSEHVHMVREELRVRKAAALHALERYMNELATWQIPVGGFFIWLKINAKVSMLELFSKASRQGILLNPGNIYAQETDGYLRLSYAYASLSDLERGIRQLSQIVASLSK
- a CDS encoding SGNH/GDSL hydrolase family protein; translated protein: MNQERPQLIRPGFFSVNAAADRRRNEFDFHNEALLYHDRSIDSVFFGDSITHWWDLATFFENSPRTIVNRGIGGDTTTHARQRFAADVLQLRPRHVIIMIGINNTWALDAFSPEDRLTSEEIYQQVTSDVEGMIQAALEQAICPVVCSLLPTRMDRYALNHRRNELVVRINQSFKTMAAGSGAIYVDYHSHLVDPDGITLREGLADDGLHPHVLGYGIMAKVLCETLAAQGIDLTT
- a CDS encoding SagB/ThcOx family dehydrogenase is translated as MHPEWQRIANEFIQATSYRVGELEKGWASRYDFSKRPATYLRYEQAFVRVPLDKPDFPASPDLWELLGNRRSKRNFLTTPMTRNELNILLWGTQGITADMGDYQLRTTPSAGALYPIETYLLINHVEGLEKGLYHLDVENWELEGLRQEDPAQAAYLYTEDQEMTRRAAVNFVWTAVVDRTKEKYKERAYRYIWWDAGHVAQNLHVVANGLGLGVSTVGHWMDREMNSYLGIDGESHLSVLMASVGKIAGGDWLKDRRPE